CCGGGATGGATGGCGAGACGATCACGAGCCTCGGGCGCATCGCCGGCCTCGTGTCAGCGAATCTGCTGCTGTATCAGGTGCTGCTCATGGCCCGGGTGCCGCTCTTCGAGCGCGGCTTCGGGCGGGACGGCATCACGCGGATGCACCGGCGCGTGGGCTTCTGGTCGTTCTGGCTGCTCCTCGCGCACATCGTGCTCGTCACCGCGGGCTACGCCGTCGCGGCGCAGGTGAACGTCTTCGCGCAGCTGTGGACCCTCGTCGTCGACTACCCGGGCATGCTGCTCGCGACCGCCGGAACGGTGCTCCTCATCATGGTCGTCGCGACGTCCATCCGTCGCGCTCGCAAGAGGCTCCGCTACGAGTCCTGGCACCTCCTCCACCTCTACGGCTACCTCGGCGTAGGGCTCGCCCTCCCCCACCAGCTGTGGACGGGCGCGGACTTCCTCTCGTCGCCGGCCGCGACCACCTACTGGTGGACGCTGTGGGCGGTGGCCGCGGCATCCGTCGTCGTCTTCCGCGTCGGCCTGCCGCTCGCGCGCTCGTGGCGGCATCGTCTCCGGGTGACGGACGTCGCGGCCGACGGCAGCCGCGGGGTCACCGTGCGGGTGACCGGCCGGGAGCTGCACCGCCTCGGCGCGAAGCCCGGCCAGTTCTTCGTCTGGCGCTTCCTCGACGGATCGGGATGGACGCGCGGGCACCCCTTCTCGCTCGCCGCCGCCCCTCGTGCGGAATCGCTCGAGATCGGGGCCCAGGTGGTCGGCGACGGCACCGCCCGCCTCCGGAGCCTGAAGCCGGGCACGCCGGTGCTCGTCGAAGGCCCGTACGGCCGGATGACGGGCGACGCGCGGACCGGCACCAAGCTGCTGATGATCGCCGCCGGCGCGGGGATCGCTCCGCTGGTGTCGATCCTGGAGGGCGAGCGCTACGCGCCGGGTGATGCGACGCTCATCACCCGGGACCATGACGTCGAGTCCGGTCTCTTGCGTGGATCCGTCCGAGAGCTCATCGCCCGCCGCGGGCTGCGGCACTTCGAGCTTCCCGGCGGTCGCTCGCGCGGTTCCTCGCCCTGGATCCCCGCGACGCACGACGCATGGACCGGTCGGGAACTCATCCGCTACTTCGCTCCCGATCTCGAGGCGTACGACGCCTACGTCTGCGGGCCGCAGTCCTGGATGGACGCGGTCGTGCGCGACCTGCGGGCAGCCGGCATGCCCGCGCACGCCATCCACACCGAGTCGTTCACGGTCTGAGAGGAACCCATGAAACGCATCGTCTACGCCGTGCTCGCGACGGTCACCGGACTCGTCCTGCTCTTCAGCTACCGCACCTCGCTCGAAGCCGTCCCGCCCGTGGCGGCGGGGACGGCGGATGCCGGGGCCACCGGCTCGTCCTCCGACACCGGCTCGACCGGGTCGCACTCGTCCGGCTCGACGGACCCGGGAACGACGGACGGATCGGGGTCGGCAGAAGACTCGACCGACTCGAGCGGGTCGAGCGAGTCCAGCGGGTCCACCGGTTCGTCCGCCTCGACGAGGCTGGCGGACGGGACCTACACGGGATCCGCGGCCAGCACCCGTTTCGGACCGGTGCAGGTGCAGATCACGGTGTCGGGCGGCACGATCACGGCGGCCGAGGCCGTGGACTACCCGACCGAGAATCGGCGTGACCAGGAGATCAACCAGATCGCGATCCCCCGCCTCGTGTCCGAGACGCTGGCGGCGCAGAGTTCGGAGATCGACATGATCTCCGGCGCGACCTACACGAGTGACGGCTACATCCAGTCGCTGCAGAGCGCGATCGACCAGGCGACATCATGACGACCCTCACGCACCCACATCGCCGGACGTGGACCCATGAGGTCATGGGCAGCGTTGCGACGGTGCGGCTCGTCTTCGACCGCCCGCAGAACTCGGCGGGCGAGGCATCCGTCGCCGTCGCCGCATGCTTCGCAGAGCTCGACACCATCGATGCCCTCTTCTCGCCCTATCGCGTCGACTCAGAGATATCGCGCATCCGCCGGGGCGAGACGACAATCACGGACGCGCATGCGCTCGTCCGGGTCGTGGCGGACGCGTGCCGCGAGGCGGCGATGGCGACCGACGGCCGCTTCGACGCGTGGCTCGGCGGATCCTTCGACCCGACGGGACTCGTGAAGGGGTGGGCGGTCGAACGCGCGGCCGGCACTCACCTCGGGGACCTTCTCGGGCGGGATGGATGCCTCGCCGCCGGCCTTTCGGTCGGCGGCGACATGCAGCTGCTCACCGCCGAGGGCGCGGACTGGACCTGGCACGTCGGCATCGCCGATCCGTCGCATCCGGGCGAGATCGTGGCGACGCTGGACATTCCGCGGGGAGCCGTCGCGACGTCCGGCACCGCGGAGCGGGGCGACCACGTGCTCGACCCGCGGACCGGACGTCCGGCCGTCGGCACGGTCGCCTCCGCCACCGTCGTCGCCGACCGGCTCACCTGGGCCGACGTGTGGGCGACGACGGCCGTCGTCGCCGGCTTCGACGATCTCTCGTGGATCACCGGCGCCGGGACGACGACGGGTCTCCTCGTGGCGCCCGGCGGCCGCACCCGACGCTGGCTCGGTGCCACCGAGGTGGCGGTCGAGACGGCGGGCGCCGGCATCCCGGACTGACACGGACGAAGCGGGTGCGACGGGGACCCGCCGCACCCGCTTCCTCACGAGCCTGAGCCCGCTCCGCGTCTGGTCCCGGTGTGTGCTTAGGGAGCGTCGCCGGTCGTGCGATCCCGGTCGTACAGCGGATCGTCGTCGACCTCGAGGCTCGACCGGGTCGTGTCGTCCTCGGCCAGGTCCGTGTCGGTCACGACGACGGGCATGGCGGTGTCCGGCGTGCTCTCCGCCCACGCGGAGTCCTCGCTCGGATAGGTCTCGACGGTCTCGACGGTCTCGGTGCCCGTGACAGGTGTCAGCGTGACGTCACCCGCCACGTCGTCGTCCTTCTTCGACCCGGCGGCAGCGGCGACGCCCGCGGCGGTCGCGGCTGCGGCGGCGAGCCCGACGCCCGCGGCCACCTTGCCGGAGACTCCGGCCTTCCCGCTGTCACCGCGCGACTCCGCGGCGGCGTCGATCCCCGGCTCGCGGGAACCCGACTCCGTACCCACCGAACCCCGCCAGGCTCCGGTCGCGTAGCCCTCCGACTCGATGAACGCCTTGAAGCGGTCCAGGTCGCCCTCGGCGCGATTCTCGACGACGTGGAGCTTGTCGCCGATCTTCTCGACCAGTCCCTCGGGCTCGTACTCGAGCACGAGGTGGACCTGGGTCTGGCCGCCGCCGACGTCCTCGAACGTCACCGCGCCGGAGTTGGTCGCGCCCTCGGTCGCAGCCCACGACACCTTCTTGTCCGGAACCTGCTCGACGATCTTCGCGTCCCACTGACGACGGACGCCCGCGATCTCGGCGACCCAGTGCAGGTGCTGGTCATCGCGCTGCTCGACGGACTTGATGCCGCTCATGAAATGCGGGAACTCTTCGAACTGCGTCCACTGGTTGTATGCGACGCTGAGGGGGGACGTTGACGAGGATCGTCTTCTCCACCTTCGTGCTCATGGCGACTCCTTCTCTCGGGTGTGTGTACTCCGGGGTGATCGTGCGGGTGCGCACTCTCCAGCGACCGTAAGCAAGCGGCCTCCCGACCGTTACCCCCTTGCATTCGGGAATGAGGACGGGGAGGATGCCGCGGCCTACCGTGGAGTCCATGCGCATGCCCGCCACGATCCGCGCCCCACGTCGCGCGCCCCTCCTGCAGGTAGTCAAGTCAGCGGTCGCGACCTCCGCCGCCTGGCTCATCGCGGGCTTCCTCATCCCGGGCCCGCCGCCCGTGTTCGCGGCGATCGCGGCGCTGCTCGTCGTGCAGCCGAGCCTCAACCAGTCGCTCACGCGTGCGATCGAGCGCAGCGTGGGCGTCATCGCGGGGGTCGTCATCGCGTCGGTGCTGAGCATCCTGCTCGGCACGTCGACGTGGGTCATCCTCCTCACGACGATCGTCGCGCTGCTCATCGCCTGGGCGCTGCGCATGACGCCGGGCACGGCGAACCAGGTCGCGATCAGCGCGATCCTGGTGCTCGCCCTCGGCACGGCGACGCCGTCCTACGCCGTCGACCGCATCCTCGAGACGCTCGTCGGCGCGGTGATCGGCATCGTCGTCAATCTGGCGATCGTCTCCCCGGTCGCGGTCGCACCGGCACACAGGGCCGTCGACGAGCTGGGCGATGCGCTCGCCGACGCACTCGACCGGCTTGCGAAGGCGCTCGAGTCGCCGCAGACGCCGTCCGAGCTCGCGCGGCTGCTCGAGGGCGCCCGCGCCGTGCGGCCGAAGCTCGACGCGGCCGAAGAGGCGATCGCGGCCGGGAACGAGTCGCTGACGCTCAACCCGCGGGGGCGACGTCATCGCGATGAGCTCGAGGCGCTCCAGGCCATTCTCGAAACCTTCCGCCCCATCGTGACGCAGATGATCGGCATGACCCGCGCCTGCAGCGAGCGCTACGACCCGACCATCGACGAGGAGCCCGCGGTGCCGGCGATCGCCGACCAGCTGCACCGTGCGGCGCACGACGTGCGGCTGCGCCTGCGCCGCGCCGAGCCTGCGGCCGATGTCGCCGCCGGCCCCGCGGAGGAGCCCGCGGCACTCACGTCGCAGCTGATCGTCCTGCGTCCCTCATCGACGCATTGGATCCTCGTCGGCTCGCTCCTGGAGGATCTGCGCCGCATCCACGAGACGCTGACGGAGCCGGCCGCTAGTCGCTGACCTCGACCGTGAACGTGACGTTCTGGATGCCGCCGTCCGAGTTCTTCAGCACGACCTCGGTCGTGCCCTCGGCGAGCCCCTTCACTCCCGGGTTGTAGAGCGCTCCGCCGTCCTCGTGGCCGGGCACGAACTCGGCGACATTCGGGTCCGAGACCTCGCCGCTGTAGCTGTCGACGGCGAGCGACCCCGTGTCGATGTCGAGCACCTGCCCCACGACGAGCTTCACCGTCTGGCCCTGCAGATCACCGGCTTCCATGACGACCGGCTCGATCACCGGCGCCGCCGGCTGCGCGCACCCCGTGAGCGCCAGCGCCATGAGCGTCAGCGTGAACGACGCGATTCCCCATGCTGTCATCCGCTTCACGGGCTCAGCATGGCACCGGGGTCGGCGCGGGGTCTATGCCGCGCCGATCATGCCGGTCCTGTGCCGCACGAGGGTCCGCACGCGCTGCAGCCCCCTCACGACGGCGCGCAGAGGCATCCCGATCACCTTCGCGGCGGCGCCTCCGATCGTGCGGTCGCGATCGCCGAGCACGAGCTTCCGCTCCCAGGCGTCGCGCAGCCGCCCTCCGGGTCGTGCCAGTGGAGCCTTCGGGGCGAGGCGCCCCTCCCGCCGACGTGCGATGAGATCGCCCAGCAGCATCGTCAGGTCGTCGTCGGCGGGGTCGTGGAAGTAGTTGTCGCGCAGCCACGCAGACGACGGATGCCGCAGCCGCCGTGCCACGACATCCTCCTCGCTCCCGAAAAGACCGCTGTCGACGAAGACCTCGTTGATGAGCCGCCGCGAGACGCCGAACGTGTCCAGGGCGATGACGGGGATGCCACGGGCGACCGCCTCGATCGCCGCCGTGGAGCTCACCGTGACGAGCCCCTCCGCCGTTTCGAGCGCGGCCGACATGGGCTCGGTCGAGAACACGAGGTTCGGTGGAACGGGCCCCAGAGACTCGACGAGCTCCGTCAGGGCATCGTGCTCGGCGTGGGTCTGGTGCTCGCCCGCGCTCGCCCGGAGCTTGAGGACGACGCGACGCGACGGCTGGGCCTCCGCCGAGCGCACGAGGAGCCGGGCGATGCGAAGCCGGTCCTCGCGCTCGCGCGGCACGATCGCCTGCGCCGCGAAGACGAGGTCGGTGCCGGTCCGAGCGGGATGCGAGCCGGCGGCACGCCGGTCCGCGGCGAACGGCAGCCGCGTCAGCGCGAACCGCTGCGAGAACCCGCGCGACCGAGCGAGGGCGTCGAACTCCCGCACTTCGCGGCGGGAGTGCAGCACGAAGAGGTCGCACTGCGTCCGGTAGACGAGCGCCTTCCGCGTGGCGGGGGTCGAGATGCCGGGGAGGCCCGAGACGATGACGGGCCGTGGCACGAGTGCTGCCGCGAGACGTGCCACCACTCGCACGAGGGGTCCGCGAGCCGCCACGAGCACGGCATCCGGTCTCTTCTCGGCGAGCCGCTCCCGCAGCGTCTCATACGAGACTCGCGACACCCGCTCGAGGCCGCTGCCGGCCAGCGCCGCGCGCAGCTGCGGATCGCTGACGACGACGGGTGTGTCGAGCACGAGCAGCTCGACCTCCCACTCGCCGGCATCGAAGGAGGCCAGGAGCGCCGCCGCCCACTTGACGTACGAGTCCGTGTCGGCGATCCCGACCACGCGGAGTCGTGCGAGCGTGCCTGCCGTCACGCCGGGACGCGCCGCAGCTTCGCCATCGGCGCGAGCTCGCCCGGGAAGACGCGCTTGACGCCGTCGCCGAGGGCCGCCTCGATGATGCGGATGTCGCGGACGAGGTGATGGAGCCCCGTGGGCTCGAGCGACGCCGCGTGGTCCGAGCCCCACATCGTGCGGTCGAGCGTGATGTGCCGCTCGACCGCCACGGCGCCGAGGGCGACTGCTGCGACCGAGATCTGCAGGCCGCGCTCGTGACCCGAGTACCCCACGGGCACACCGGGATAGCGCTCGCGCAGCACGGGGATGACGCGGAGGTTCGCCTCTTCGGGCTCCATCGGATAGGTCGAGGTCGCATGCATGAGCACGAGCCGGTCGGTGCCGAGCACCTCGATCGCGCGGTCGATCTGGTCGACCGTCGACATCCCGGTGGAGAGGATGACGGGCTTGCCCGTGTCTCGCAGCGCCTCGAGCAGGTCGAGGTCGGTGACGGATGCCGAGGCCACCTTGTGCGCCACGACCCCGAGGTCCTCGAGGAATCCCACCGACGGGACGTCCCAGGGCGAAGCGAACCACTCGAGACCGCGGAGCAGCGCGTGATCCGAGATCTCGATGTACTCGTCGCGGCCGAACTCGACGCGGCGGCGGTAGTCGAGATACGTCATGGTGCCCCAGGGCGTCTCGCGCGGGACCTCGCGCATGTGCTCGGGGGTGGCGAGCTCGGGCGTGCGCTTCTGGAACTTGACGGCGTCGGCTCCCGCGTCGGCCGCGACGTCGATGAGCCGCTTGGCGAGCTCGACGTCTCCGTTGTGGTTCAGGCCGATCTCGGCGATGACGTAAGCGGGACGTCCGCCTCCGATGACTCGGGTTCCGATCGTGACGGTCACCGGGCGCTCCTCTTCTCTTGGGGGACGGGGGATGCCGCGCGCGCGGCGAGGACGCGGTCGGCGAGCGCCCGCACGGCACCGTCGCCGCCGGGGCGATCGACGACGGCTCGAGCGGCCGTGAGCACGAGGGGGTGGGCTCCGGGCACGGCGACGGGCCAGCCCACGAGCTCCAGGCACGCCAGGTCGTTGACGTCGTTGCCGAGATACGCCATGCGTGAGAGCGGGGTGCCCGAGGCATCCGCCCACGCGCGCAGCGCCCGCGCCTTGTCGTCGACGCCCTGCAGCACCTCGACCTGCAGCTTGCGGGCGCGGGCGCTCACGACGGGGTTCGTCTCGGTCGAGAGGATGAGCACGGGCACGCCGGCCCTCCGCAGCAGCGCGACGCCCATGCCGTCCGAGCGACTCACGCGGACCGATTCGCGTCCTGCTCCGTCGACCGCGACAGTGTCGTCGGTGTGCACGCCGTCGAAGTCGGTCACGACGACATCGACATCGATCGGCTCCGGCAGATCGACGAGCGGGGCGAGCGCCTGCGCCTGTTCCAGCTCCGACACCGTGTCGATCTCGAGAGCCGTGCGCTCGGGCACCTCGACGATCCCGATCCGTCCGAAGAAGCGGTGAGCGGATGCTGCGAACCCTGCGGCCCCGAACACGTAGAAGGCCCCGGTCTCGAGGTAGTGGGGGTCGCGGTCCTGGCGGCGCGGGCGGTGGGCGGCGTCGTGGTTGACCGCGACGGCCCGGGACGAGGCATCCCGGGCCCACAGGAAGCCGTACGACTGCACGGCGGCCAAGACGCTGTCGAAGCGGTCCGATCTCACGAGGTCCACGGCTTCCGCGAGGGCCGCCGCGTCGATGAACGGCGAGGTCGCCTGAAGGAAGGCGACGATCGAGACGTCGACGCCGCGCGTGGACAGTTCATCGAGGGCGTGGAGGACCGCGCTCTCGGAGCTCGCCGCGTCGCCCGCGATGTCGGCGGGTCGCTCGACGACGTCGGCGCCCCACTCGCGCGCGACCGCTGCGATCTCGACGTCGTCGGTCGACACGACGACCCGGTCGACCGCCCCGCTGCGGCGCGCCGCGGCGACGGCCCGGGCGACGAGGGGCACTCCCCCGACACGACGGAGGTTCTTGCGTGGCACGCCCTTCGAGCCGCCCCGCGCCGGGATGACCGCGACGACCTCGCTCACGACGTCACGCCTTCCGTGCGCGCGGGCTTCGTGCGGATGGCGAAACGGGCGCCGTCGAGCACGAGCGGCAGCGTCGTGGCCGTGCTCGACGGCAACGTGAAGATGTCGAGCGGACCGGGTGCACCGGCGAGCACGAGCTCGGCCGGGAGGCGTACGGCCGAGACGGCGACGCCCCGGATCTCGCGGACCGCGTCGAGCTGCGACTGCGGCTCTCTTCGGTGGGGCAGATAGGTGACGGGACCGGATGCCGCGATCCCCGCGACCCAGCGCAGGTAGTCGCCGAGTCGCATGCGGCCGTCGACGGGCCGGGCGCTGCCCATGAGCACGCGCGGACCGACGTCGGCGCCGGCCGGCGCGCTCGCGCGGACCCAGTCGAAGCGGTGATGAACGACGGCGATGCCCCGGCGCGCGAGCGCGTCGCGCTCAGCGACCTCGAACGCCGTGAACAGCGAGACGTGTCGGGCCGCGGCGAGGCGGAGGGTGCGCTCGAGGGCGAACGGCGCGAGAGTGCTCGTCATCCTCCCCTCCTCGACACCCGGGCGGGCATAGGGACCTGTGCCGACCAGGGCGCGCGCGAACGGGAGGGTGTTGGCGCCGTCGTCGAGGAACGTGAGGGCCTTGGGTCGCAGTACCGTGAGCGCCAGGCGGAACTGCCCCGAGAAGCCGTCGCCGACCAGCCAGTGGTCATGCTGCGACAGGAGCTTCCACGGGATGCCGAGATACGGCTCCGTCACTCCGAACAGCGCACCGCGGGCGATGAGCTCGTCGGCGGTCTCGGACATCTGGGCGGTCAGGCGGCCAGCGACAGGAACGGCGCGGTCCTGCGCGGCGGCCCATTCGGCTGCACCCACGAGCTGCAGGGGCGATTCCACCCAGGCCAGCACCTTGTCGCGACTGCTCATTCGTCTCCCGGTCGTCGGTTGCGCAACCGTTCGCTACACGGTCGTGGGCACAGGTGACGTCGCGCCGGACGAGAGGCTACGGAGGAGCGGACTGTTCGTGAACGATCGGTTGCGATGCCGATCCGTGCGGGGTCGGGGGTGTGGATAAGTGCGGCGAGCGCCCAGACGGCGCGGTTACGGTGGTCGCGTGAAGCCTCGCCTCGTCACGTCGGTCTCAGCGCTCGCGCTCGTGGCGGCCATGACGACCGGATGCCTCCCCCAGCCCTCTCCCGAGCCGACACCGGCGTTCGCATCGGAAGAGGAGGCCTTCGCCGCCGCCGAAGCGACCTACCGGGCGTATGTGGACGCGCTCAATGAAGTCGATTTGAGCGATCCCGAGACGTTCGAGGGTGTTTACGCGTGGACGACCGGCGACGCGAACGCTAACGAACGACAGACTCTGAGCCAGATGCACGCTGACGGATGGACAGTAACCGGCACGACGAAGATTGATCTTTTCGACGGTCGCGAGTTTGACGCCAAGTCCTCCCATGTGGTGGCAATCGTTTGTTCAAACGTCGCCGAGATTGAAGTGGTCGACTCGACGGGCGCATCGATGGTTGGCGCTGACCGTCCAGACGTTTACGCGCTCGAAGTGAGGTTGGTGCCGTCTGGCACGAGCACCGGCCTCTCAATCGAGCGCAGCAACGCCATTGAGGACAAAGCTTGCAACTGATCAGCGTCGCTCTCGTGACCGTCTTGATGGCCGTCGGTGGAACTGTTGGCGGATCATCAAGCTGCGAAGGTTCCTCGGTCTGGACTCACTGTGACGTGTCCAACTCCGGCTCGCAGATCGACATCGGCGCCTCGACCGGCAGCCCGGGCACAGCGGACAGATCGAATGCCTTTGACCGCGGCCAGCGCGATCCGGCCCTGAAGGATCCGGCCCCGAACGATCCGGGACCAGTCGACCCGGCCACGGGTCAGACGTGCGCAAGTCCTCTGTGCCGCACGATCTACTCGGTCGTCAACATCCCCGAGGTGACGATCGACGACCTCGCGTCCTTCAGACCCACCTCCCCGTCCCTGACGGGCGAGCCCGCGGGGTTCGGCGTCGTCGGCATGCCGGCGAACGTGGTGGCCGCGGGATCCGAGCAGCTCATCCCGGGAAATCTGCTCGGATGGGACGTGGTGGTCCGCTTCCGGCCCGCCGCCTATGTCTTCGCGTACGGCGACGGCTCGACCCAGCGGGTGACGACGGGCGGCGCGACCTGGGAGCAGCTCGGGCAGGCGCAGTTCACGCCGACCGCCACGAGCCACGTCTACCGCGAGCGGGGCACGTATCCGGTGAGCGTGACCGTCCAGTACGCGGCGGCCGTGGACTTCGGCACGGGCTGGCGGCCCGTGCAGGGCTACGTCTCGGCGACGACAGGCGGCTACGACGTCCGCGTCGTCGAGGTGAAGACGGCGCTCGTCGACCGCACGTGTGTCGAGAATCCCAGCGGTCCGGGCTGCTGACCGGCGTTCTACCCTTCGACGAGCTCAGGGACCGGGGAGTTCAGGGACCGGGGAAGCTCGGGGACTGGGAAGGCTCGGGGACCGGGCCCGCGGCGCGTCGGCGCGGCGTGACAGGATGAGCGCATGCCCGACCGGCTCATGCTCCTCGACAGCGCCTCGCTCTATTTCCGCGCCTTCTACGGCGTGCCCGACACGGTGAAGGCACCCGACGGCACCCCCGTCAACGCGGTGCGCGGCTTCCTCGACATCATCACGAAGCTCGTGACGCTCTACCAGCCGACGCACCTCATCGCCTGCTGGGACGACGACTGGCGTCCCCAGTGGCGCGTCGAGCTGATTCCCTCGTACAAGACGCACCGCGTCGCCGAGGTCGTCGAGGTCGGACCCGACATCGAGGTGGTGCCGGATCCGCTCGAGGTCCAGGTGCCCATCATCCGCGAGAC
This genomic interval from Microbacterium sp. 4R-513 contains the following:
- a CDS encoding acylneuraminate cytidylyltransferase yields the protein MSEVVAVIPARGGSKGVPRKNLRRVGGVPLVARAVAAARRSGAVDRVVVSTDDVEIAAVAREWGADVVERPADIAGDAASSESAVLHALDELSTRGVDVSIVAFLQATSPFIDAAALAEAVDLVRSDRFDSVLAAVQSYGFLWARDASSRAVAVNHDAAHRPRRQDRDPHYLETGAFYVFGAAGFAASAHRFFGRIGIVEVPERTALEIDTVSELEQAQALAPLVDLPEPIDVDVVVTDFDGVHTDDTVAVDGAGRESVRVSRSDGMGVALLRRAGVPVLILSTETNPVVSARARKLQVEVLQGVDDKARALRAWADASGTPLSRMAYLGNDVNDLACLELVGWPVAVPGAHPLVLTAARAVVDRPGGDGAVRALADRVLAARAASPVPQEKRSAR
- a CDS encoding FMN-binding protein, producing the protein MKRIVYAVLATVTGLVLLFSYRTSLEAVPPVAAGTADAGATGSSSDTGSTGSHSSGSTDPGTTDGSGSAEDSTDSSGSSESSGSTGSSASTRLADGTYTGSAASTRFGPVQVQITVSGGTITAAEAVDYPTENRRDQEINQIAIPRLVSETLAAQSSEIDMISGATYTSDGYIQSLQSAIDQATS
- a CDS encoding N-acetylneuraminate synthase family protein, whose protein sequence is MTVTIGTRVIGGGRPAYVIAEIGLNHNGDVELAKRLIDVAADAGADAVKFQKRTPELATPEHMREVPRETPWGTMTYLDYRRRVEFGRDEYIEISDHALLRGLEWFASPWDVPSVGFLEDLGVVAHKVASASVTDLDLLEALRDTGKPVILSTGMSTVDQIDRAIEVLGTDRLVLMHATSTYPMEPEEANLRVIPVLRERYPGVPVGYSGHERGLQISVAAVALGAVAVERHITLDRTMWGSDHAASLEPTGLHHLVRDIRIIEAALGDGVKRVFPGELAPMAKLRRVPA
- a CDS encoding ferredoxin reductase family protein → MTTSATIPATATAPTAVPRAARRSTPAKAWNAAAVTVIWLTSLFVVALWVAGGGLHALAGMDGETITSLGRIAGLVSANLLLYQVLLMARVPLFERGFGRDGITRMHRRVGFWSFWLLLAHIVLVTAGYAVAAQVNVFAQLWTLVVDYPGMLLATAGTVLLIMVVATSIRRARKRLRYESWHLLHLYGYLGVGLALPHQLWTGADFLSSPAATTYWWTLWAVAAASVVVFRVGLPLARSWRHRLRVTDVAADGSRGVTVRVTGRELHRLGAKPGQFFVWRFLDGSGWTRGHPFSLAAAPRAESLEIGAQVVGDGTARLRSLKPGTPVLVEGPYGRMTGDARTGTKLLMIAAGAGIAPLVSILEGERYAPGDATLITRDHDVESGLLRGSVRELIARRGLRHFELPGGRSRGSSPWIPATHDAWTGRELIRYFAPDLEAYDAYVCGPQSWMDAVVRDLRAAGMPAHAIHTESFTV
- a CDS encoding DUF6716 putative glycosyltransferase gives rise to the protein MTAGTLARLRVVGIADTDSYVKWAAALLASFDAGEWEVELLVLDTPVVVSDPQLRAALAGSGLERVSRVSYETLRERLAEKRPDAVLVAARGPLVRVVARLAAALVPRPVIVSGLPGISTPATRKALVYRTQCDLFVLHSRREVREFDALARSRGFSQRFALTRLPFAADRRAAGSHPARTGTDLVFAAQAIVPREREDRLRIARLLVRSAEAQPSRRVVLKLRASAGEHQTHAEHDALTELVESLGPVPPNLVFSTEPMSAALETAEGLVTVSSTAAIEAVARGIPVIALDTFGVSRRLINEVFVDSGLFGSEEDVVARRLRHPSSAWLRDNYFHDPADDDLTMLLGDLIARRREGRLAPKAPLARPGGRLRDAWERKLVLGDRDRTIGGAAAKVIGMPLRAVVRGLQRVRTLVRHRTGMIGAA
- a CDS encoding FUSC family protein, whose translation is MRMPATIRAPRRAPLLQVVKSAVATSAAWLIAGFLIPGPPPVFAAIAALLVVQPSLNQSLTRAIERSVGVIAGVVIASVLSILLGTSTWVILLTTIVALLIAWALRMTPGTANQVAISAILVLALGTATPSYAVDRILETLVGAVIGIVVNLAIVSPVAVAPAHRAVDELGDALADALDRLAKALESPQTPSELARLLEGARAVRPKLDAAEEAIAAGNESLTLNPRGRRHRDELEALQAILETFRPIVTQMIGMTRACSERYDPTIDEEPAVPAIADQLHRAAHDVRLRLRRAEPAADVAAGPAEEPAALTSQLIVLRPSSTHWILVGSLLEDLRRIHETLTEPAASR
- a CDS encoding FAD:protein FMN transferase; this encodes MTTLTHPHRRTWTHEVMGSVATVRLVFDRPQNSAGEASVAVAACFAELDTIDALFSPYRVDSEISRIRRGETTITDAHALVRVVADACREAAMATDGRFDAWLGGSFDPTGLVKGWAVERAAGTHLGDLLGRDGCLAAGLSVGGDMQLLTAEGADWTWHVGIADPSHPGEIVATLDIPRGAVATSGTAERGDHVLDPRTGRPAVGTVASATVVADRLTWADVWATTAVVAGFDDLSWITGAGTTTGLLVAPGGRTRRWLGATEVAVETAGAGIPD